Proteins encoded by one window of Salvia splendens isolate huo1 chromosome 5, SspV2, whole genome shotgun sequence:
- the LOC121803606 gene encoding glycine-rich protein 2-like, producing the protein MADAARSAGTVKWFSGQKGFGFVSPDAGGDDLFVHQTEIRSDGFRTLREGQRVEFAVDCRDDGRSKAVDVAIVARDQKSGGRGGGYGRGRGRFGDGVECYNCGRIGHLARDCYGDGGGGGGESGDGGYRTYGRGGDDGGGDSGYRGYGRRGGGRGGDGGDGGYRGYGRGGGGGGRGGGGGGRECYNCGEAGHFARDCQS; encoded by the coding sequence ATGGCGGACGCGGCGAGATCGGCGGGGACGGTGAAGTGGTTCAGCGGCCAGAAAGGCTTCGGATTCGTCTCGCCGGACGCCGGCGGCGACGATCTCTTCGTGCACCAGACCGAGATCCGATCCGACGGTTTCCGCACGCTGCGCGAGGGCCAGAGGGTGGAATTCGCCGTCGATTGCCGCGACGACGGTCGGAGCAAAGCCGTCGACGTCGCGATCGTCGCTAGGGATCAGAAATCCGGCGGACGCGGCGGCGGTTATGGCAGGGGGAGAGGTAGGTTCGGTGATGGAGTGGAGTGCTATAACTGTGGGAGGATCGGCCACTTGGCTAGGGATTGCTATGGCGAcggcggcggtggaggtggaGAATCTGGAGATGGTGGTTACCGCACCTATGGACGCGGCGGCGATGATGGGGGAGGAGATAGTGGTTATCGTGGCTATGGACGCCGCGGTGGAGGCAGAGGTGGCGATGGGGGAGATGGTGGTTACCGTGGCTATGGACGCGGCGGAGGTGGCGGAGgtcgcggcggcggcggtggtggaagAGAGTGTTACAATTGTGGTGAAGCAGGCCACTTCGCGAGGGATTGCCAAAGTTGA
- the LOC121805612 gene encoding uncharacterized protein LOC121805612, producing MKDQRSKRRMTPLDESWRVTPAKIHSRKRQKSSRPSANPNPLATVFTRSRSRIFSRPDPVTRKPVPAMESFLDVNCLSAPRALLTKDLRHKRVFSPAVNSIEDKNDEQSNLLKSFTPSTVPDVDDAKDFELVKSEIDGVNDLKLKDQTIPGNASPPKLKKGINGCQTRKVFKTPNSFSYKRLLPHLMDIVNDSSSVSKFELVDAGSKSRSPKLDGVGFEPRSIADDSFAVKTECVAPRFNDSRKVSTIKWDLIGVDNELDRTAEAIGLLEVEEEGRHSDVNGVDASVEERIQTTPPDPCILAKTEVGCGRESSDAKKDQTFIVGSEKSINGSLKWCPNTKGGDNLMDKAALNPCSRLRFFRNSRSVSYRRLLPFLMDISKADSCTAAKPPKKLHRVVSEEDRQPAPSATTQRCFVNNNLKEKTCERIHDEARIQTAADGSSPDSNSNLRSVNSATLPDLGTVTEETGQSQSGLAKLPLDLGSKESSFVSEPSSVVSCIQTKQYTPEEPRSAEKHNTCLSVGLELHSGNTDSSEIVNLKQPSSPINTLDHLGALVSPNNKPFKGILKRNRQGCRGLCDCLNCASFRLHAERAFEFSRNQLHDAEEVAAQLMKELANVRLLLEKSIAGKDDSASIRPNTATIKEACDRTIEAETLAKERLGELNNELSIHCRFPVLLQPKVTFALNNQ from the exons ATGAAAGATCAAAGAAGCAAGAGGAGAATGACACCACTAGATGAATCTTGGAGAGTGACACCCGCCAAGATCCACTCTCGCAAGAGACAGAAGAGCAGCCGACCATCCGCCAATCCCAATCCACTCGCCACCGTCTTCACGCGCAGCAGGTCCCGCATATTCTCCAGACCCGACCCGGTCACCAGAAAACCCGTCCCCGCGATGGAATCGTTTCTGGATGTGAACTGCCTCAGTGCCCCGCGGGCTCTGCTGACCAAAGATCTCCGGCATAAGAGGGTTTTCAGTCCAGCCGTCAATTCAATCGAGGACAAAAACGATGAGCAGAGCAATCTGTTGAAGAGCTTCACTCCGAGCACGGTCCCGGATGTCGATGATGCGAAGGATTTTGAGCTTGTAAAATCTGAAATTGATGGGGTAAATGATCTGAAATTGAAAGATCAGACGATTCCTGGTAATGCGTCTCCTCCTAAATTGAAAAAG GGTATTAATGGTTGTCAGACGAGGAAGGTTTTCAAGACTCCTAATTCATTCAGCTATAAAAGATTGCTTCCGCATTTGATGGATATTGTCAATGATTCCTCTA GTGTTTCCAAATTTGAATTAGTAGATGCTGGAAGTAAATCTAGGTCTCCGAAGTTGGATGGTGTCGGTTTTGAACCGAGGTCTATTGCTGATGATAGTTTTGCAGTCAAAACTGAGTGTGTTGCTCCTCGGTTTAATGATTCAAGAAAAGTTTCCACCATCAAGTGGGATTTGATTGGCGTGGATAATGAACTGGATCGGACTGCAGAAGCTATTGGGCTGCTGGAAGTGGAGGAAGAAGGTCGTCATAGTGATGTGAATGGAGTCGATGCATCAGTGGAGGAAAGGATTCAGACGACCCCTCCCGACCCTTGTATCCTAGCTAAAACAGAGGTTGGTTGTGGCAGGGAATCATCGGATGCTAAGAAGGACCAAACTTTCATTGTTGGCAGTGAGAAGAGCATCAATGGCTCCTTGAAATGGTGTCCAAATACCAAAGGTGGCGATAATTTGATGGACAAAGCG GCTTTGAATCCGTGTTCACGACTAAGGTTCTTCAGGAATTCTAGGTCAGTCAGTTACAGGAGATTGCTGCCATTTCTGATGGATATATCGAAAGCTGATTCCT GTACTGCAGCAAAGCCGCCAAAAAAATTGCATCGGGTTGTTTCGGAAGAAGATAGACAGCCAGCTCCTTCTGCCACCACTCAGCgctgttttgtgaacaataaTCTGAAAGAAAAAACATGCGAAAGAATACACGATGAAGCTAGAATTCAAACTGCTGCAGATGGTTCATCTCCTGATAGTAATAGTAATCTGAGGTCGGTTAATTCTGCAACTCTTCCTGATCTAGGCACAGTGACTGAAGAAACTGGACAAAGTCAAAGTGGTCTGGCAAAGTTACCACTAGATCTTGGGTCAAAAGAGAGTAGTTTTGTCTCGGAACCATCGTCGGTTGTCAGTTGCATTCAGACCAAGCAATATACTCCTGAAGAGCCTAGGTCAGCTGAGAAACACAACACGTGCTTGAGTGTAGGATTAGAGCTTCATAGTGGCAATACTGATTCAAGTGAAATAGTTAACTTGAAGCAACCCTCGTCCCCAATCAACACGTTGGATCATTTGGGTGCTTTGGTTTCTCCTAACAACAAGCCTTTCAAGGGAATACTCAAGAGAAATCGCCAAGGATGCAGAGGGCTATGTGATTGCTTGAACTGTGCTTCTTTTCGTCTTCATGCTGAAAGGGCATTTGAGTTTTCAAGGAACCAGTTGCATGATGCGGAAGAAGTTGCAGCACAGTTAATGAAAGAACTAGCAAATGTCCGTCTTTTATTGGAGAAATCCATCGCTGGAAAAGATGATTCTGCTAGCATTCGACCTAATACA GCTACTATCAAAGAAGCTTGTGATAGAACAATTGAAGCAGAAACTCTGGCAAAGGAGCGTCTTGGTGAATTGAACAACGAACTTAGTATCCATTGCAGATTCCCA GTCTTGCTGCAGCCCAAGGTAACTTTTGCTCTTAACAATCAATAA
- the LOC121803602 gene encoding G-type lectin S-receptor-like serine/threonine-protein kinase At5g35370 has translation MDFSLLFLLSLHLSLASAALFPEFIYPNFTATNLKFIDSSGAFLVSRNGTFRAAMFNPEAQQLRFYFCVIHAASNAVTWSANRDAPVSKSGSLVLTGNGLAVADEHGSVKWSTPAFRSPVSALQLTETGNLVVLDQFNTSLWESFNSPTDTVVMGQRLSIGTTLSSSVSADDLSTSGYKFVLTASDAVLQWRNLTYWKMSMDVSVYVNSFATVGFMEMNQSGVYLSDHAGSSVVVRLNLPETGFRLARIDQSGQFSILSYSGATRKQDFVMPVEKCRVPVVCGTNGLCSRGASADSTACTCPTGFRATPNNSTFCVPSDSAYSLPVSCGQSERSESLNSSNSNYLQLAYGVDYFANEFVAPQNYGVDVSQCRNLCSQDCSCLGFFFENSSGSCYRLEDAVGSVMMRASSSRVGFIKVVVQSAPSGFGGSDEEEGLPLAAVVLLPTSGLLVLFVIGILLCRKYKKNDVEFVNSLKNYSKSMSFDDLEFSIPGLPLRFDYEEIERATENFKTTIGTGGFGTVYKGMLKDKSLVAVKRITNLGVRGKSDFCTEIGVIGSIHHLNLVKLRGYCAQRRQWLLVYEYMNRGSLDKTLFGNGPPLEWEERVEIALGAARGLAYLHSGCEHKIIHCDVKPENILLHDQNQAKLSDFGLAKLLSREDSSLFTTMRGTRGYLAPEWLTSSTVSDKTDVYSYGMVLLEIVSGRKNCMTRARSHSLDEDSSSQGTAPCEFVYFPLYALEMHEQGRYSELVDPRLVGRVTSQDVEKLVRVALCCVQEEPGLRPSMTSVVGMLEGKTPLGAVAIEALNFLRFYGRRFVESSVAPESGGLSEVMVFPDANVSHGSNVSMSTAAFSVISSQNISGPR, from the coding sequence ATGGATTTCTCTCTCCTCTTCCTTCtatctctccatctctctctcgCATCCGCCGCTCTCTTCCCGGAGTTCATATATCCAAATTTCACAGCCACAAATCTCAAATTCATCGACTCCTCCGGCGCGTTCCTCGTCTCCCGGAATGGAACGTTCAGGGCCGCCATGTTCAACCCCGAGGCTCAGCAGCTCCGGTTCTACTTCTGCGTCATCCACGCCGCGTCCAACGCCGTCACCTGGTCCGCCAACCGCGACGCGCCCGTGTCGAAGTCCGGGAGCCTGGTGCTAACCGGAAACGGCCTTGCCGTGGCCGACGAACATGGGAGCGTCAAGTGGTCCACTCCGGCCTTCCGGTCTCCAGTCTCTGCCCTGCAACTGACAGAGACTGGAAACCTCGTGGTCCTTGACCAATTCAACACGTCTCTGTGGGAAAGCTTTAACTCTCCCACAGACACGGTTGTGATGGGACAGAGGTTGAGTATAGGGACAACTCTCTCGAGTTCTGTCTCGGCCGACGATCTATCGACAAGCGGATACAAATTTGTCTTGACGGCTTCGGATGCCGTTTTGCAGTGGAGGAACCTTACGTACTGGAAGATGTCGATGGACGTGTCGGTGTACGTGAACTCCTTCGCGACCGTCGGGTTCATGGAGATGAACCAGTCGGGAGTCTACCTGTCTGACCACGCCGGATCTTCTGTCGTTGTCAGATTGAATCTGCCTGAGACTGGCTTCAGACTGGCCAGGATTGACCAGTCTGGCCAGTTCTCCATCTTAAGCTACTCGGGAGCTACTCGCAAGCAGGATTTCGTCATGCCTGTTGAAAAGTGTCGCGTCCCGGTTGTCTGTGGGACGAACGGATTGTGTAGCCGTGGGGCATCTGCAGACAGTACTGCCTGCACATGCCCCACAGGCTTCCGAGCAACTCCAAATAATTCGACCTTTTGCGTTCCATCTGATAGTGCTTACTCCTTACCTGTTTCCTGCGGCCAGTCTGAACGGTCGGAGAGTTTGAATTCTTCGAATTCGAACTACTTGCAGCTCGCCTATGGTGTAGACTACTTTGCGAATGAGTTTGTCGCGCCTCAGAATTACGGGGTGGATGTGTCTCAGTGTCGAAACCTCTGTTCACAAGATTGTTCTTGCTTGGGATTCTTCTTCGAGAACTCTTCCGGTTCGTGTTACAGGCTTGAAGACGCGGTCGGATCAGTGATGATGAGGGCCTCGAGCAGTCGCGTGGGATTCATCAAAGTCGTTGTGCAGTCTGCACCGTCGGGTTTCGGTGGTTCGGACGAAGAAGAGGGGCTGCCTTTAGCTGCTGTGGTGCTACTGCCTACTAGTGGACTCCTTGTGTTGTTTGTTATTGGAATTCTTCTATGTCGAAAGTATAAGAAAAACGACGTCGAATTTGTGAATAGTCTGAAGAACTATTCGAAGTCCATGTCGTTCGATGATCTCGAATTCTCCATCCCTGGTCTACCCCTGAGGTTCGACTACGAGGAGATCGAACGAGCAACAGAGAATTTCAAGACGACAATAGGAACCGGCGGGTTCGGAACGGTATACAAAGGCATGCTTAAAGACAAATCACTTGTTGCTGTTAAGAGGATCACTAATTTGGGAGTGAGAGGTAAGAGTGATTTCTGCACTGAGATTGGTGTGATTGgaagcattcatcatctcaaTTTGGTGAAGTTGAGAGGCTATTGTGCTCAAAGGAGGCAATGGCTCTTGGTGTACGAGTACATGAACCGCGGCTCGCTCGACAAGACCCTGTTTGGGAATGGCCCACCTCTCGAGTGGGAGGAGCGGGTTGAGATTGCGCTCGGGGCTGCGCGGGGGCTCGCCTACTTGCACAGTGGGTGCGAGCACAAGATCATTCATTGCGACGTGAAGCCGGAGAACATACTCCTGCACGACCAAAATCAGGCGAAACTGTCTGATTTTGGCCTGGCCAAGCTTCTCAGTCGTGAAGACTCCAGTCTCTTCACGACCATGAGAGGCACTCGGGGCTACCTGGCGCCCGAGTGGCTCACAAGCTCCACAGTCTCAGACAAGACTGATGTGTATAGTTACGGGATGGTGCTACTAGAAATTGTTAGCGGAAGGAAAAACTGTATGACGAGGGCGAGGAGCCACAGCCTCGACGAGGACAGCTCCTCCCAAGGAACCGCACCATGCGAGTTCGTTTACTTCCCGCTCTACGCATTGGAGATGCACGAGCAGGGGAGGTATTCGGAGCTGGTCGACCCGAGATTAGTTGGTAGAGTGACGAGCCAGGACGTGGAGAAGTTGGTGCGCGTGGCGTTGTGTTGTGTTCAGGAGGAGCCAGGGCTGAGGCCGTCCATGACGAGCGTGGTTGGTATGCTCGAAGGGAAAACACCGCTGGGCGCCGTTGCAATCGAGGCGCTAAACTTTTTGCGATTCTACGGCCGGAGGTTCGTCGAGTCGTCCGTTGCACCGGAATCCGGAGGGCTTAGTGAGGTTATGGTGTTTCCAGATGCAAATGTTTCACATGGTAGCAATGTATCTATGTCTACTGCAGCTTTTTCTGTCATCTCATCCCAGAATATCTCTGGTCCAAGATAA
- the LOC121801938 gene encoding accelerated cell death 11-like, with protein sequence MEEDKPLKKMAEAFKELSIRLDQFPEGEEARLELSPFSNACSLVSPLFRCLGIAFKFAELDYVAKVNDLAGASKSISALPLMMDDDVKSDCVRKAGSHTRNLLRVKRGIDMVKVLFEHIISTQGNSLKDPASKAYSQVFSPYHGWAIRKAVAAGMYALPTKAQLLNKLNEDETSARIQMQNFVASAALVVKYIDQLFISRGLGTDW encoded by the exons ATGGAGGAAGATAAACCTCTGAAGAAGATGGCGGAGGCCTTCAAGGAATTGAGCATCAGATTAGATCAATTCCCTGAAGGAGAAGAAGCCCGCCTCGAACTCTCCCCCTTCTCCAACGCCTGCTCTCTCGTCTCTCCTCTCTTCCGTTGTCTCGGCATCGCTTTCAAGTTCGCCGAGCTCGATTATGTTGCCAAa GTGAACGATCTTGCGGGGGCATCAAAATCAATATCTGCGCTGCCGCTGATGATGGATGATGATGTTAAATCCGATTGTGTGCGGAAGGCAGGGAGCCACACGAGGAATCTTTTGAGAGTCAAGCGTGGAATTGACATGGTCAAGGTTTTGTTTGAGCACATCATTTCTACACA GGGAAATTCCCTAAAGGATCCAGCTTCAAAAGCTTATTCACAAGTCTTTTCTCCATATCATGGATGGGCCATTAGAAAAGCTGTAGCTGCAGGAATGTACGCCCTTCCGACAAAGGCACAACTGTTAAACAAACTGAACGAAGATG aAACTTCAGCAAGAATACAGATGCAGAACTTCGTAGCCTCGGCAGCTCTAGTCGTTAAGTACATTGACCAGCTCTTCATCTCGAGAGGATTGGGAACTGATTGGTGA
- the LOC121802273 gene encoding uncharacterized protein LOC121802273, whose protein sequence is MRLIRSALWSANAALSHQSQTPRVVRAFSASASPLNDDWSGLNWSGSFGDSQQDNSGDGNVSSMAAFYKKLENAEKKHDRFGLQGGFGDSMNSLADGMEYKLKQAASYFEFDPLEVTRDDYSFRPDVNFQSGMSYDTKDLDLRKPGVRKPTKRMEFETTTEEVLREADFRNVKFLAKFITEAGIINKRNKTGISAKAQRKVAREIKTARAFGLMPFTTMGTKQFRYGDTMEDMDRDFEFESTYDHNFVEEGADA, encoded by the exons ATGAGACTCATTCGAAGCGCCCTGTGGTCTGCCAACGCCGCCTTGTCTCATCAATCTCAGACTCCTCGTGTTGTTCGAGCATTTTCTGCTAGCGCGTCTCCTC TTAATGATGATTGGAGTGGATTAAACTGGTCTGGTTCATTTGGGGATTCTCAGCAAGACAATTCGGGTGATGGGAATGTGTCTAGTATGGCCGCCTTTTACAAGAAGCTTGAGAATGCTGAGAAGAAACATGATAGATTTGGGTTGCAAGGAGGTTTCGGTGACAGTATGAATTCATTGGCTGACGGGATGGAATATAAATTAAAGCAAGCGGCTTCCTACTTTGAGTTTGATCCACTCGAAGTGACTAGAGATGATTATAGTTTCAGGCCTGATGTCAATTTCCAGAGTGGGATGTCTTATGATACCAAG GATCTTGATTTGAGAAAGCCTGGAGTGCGCAAGCCTACCAAAAGGATGGAGTTTGAAACAACGACAGAGGAAGTATTGCGAGAAGCTGATTTTAGG AATGTGAAATTCCTTGCAAAGTTCATCACCGAAGCTGGTATTATCAACAAGAGGAACAAG ACTGGAATCAGTGCTAAGGCTCAAAGGAAAGTTGCTCGTGAGATCAAGACGGCTCGCGCATTTGGCTTGATGCCTTTTACCACAATGGGAACAAAACAATTCAGGTATGGGGATACAATGGAAGACATGGACCGCGATTTTGAATTCGAGTCCACGTACGATCATAATTTTGTCGAGGAGGGAGCAGATGCCTGA